ACGGCTGAAAATCACGATACTTTTCTTCACGGACTTTTTTGTTCATCTTATCGATGACATCATTGTATTTGTCGACGAAGTTCTTGATCGAGTCGAAGTTTTTCTGTGTATCGAGCGTCGTATTGATCGTTGTTGCCGTCGTCGCGACGTTGTTCAACGTGATCGTCAGACCGTTCTGCGTGAACGTATTCGTTGTTTGTTCGAGTTGTTGTCCACCAATCGTGTACTTGGCGTTCTGTCCTTCACGGCCGAATGTCGCATTCTCTGAATTGACCTTCGCAGTATTAGTCGAAGCATCTACGATAGAAATATCGGCTCCTGAGGGATTTAAGTTACCAGTACTCGTTTTCGTTAAGACGAATTTTCCTGTTAAATCATTAAAGACCGCGTTCATACCGAGACTTGTTTTACCGTTGATTGCCGCTGTTAAGTCCGAAATTTTTTGAGTCGCATCTAGCTGTAACGTCTCCGTCACGGCTACGCCTAAAGCATCAAATGTGTTGATTTGGACATTGATTTTTCCGTTCGCGTCTTTTGTGAACATTCCACTTTCTTCAAGGGTCGCATCGCTCTTTTTCCCGCTTGCTGCAACGATAGTTACGGATGCTGCACTGGCCAGCTGATCAATACTGTCAATCGTCACACTACCAGCTGATGCGGCTGGACTCGCCGTTACCGTCAATGCCGTCGGATTCGAGCTCGTAACGGTCTTCGATTGATAGTTCTTTGATAAGAGCATGTCGCTTGCCGCTGTTCGGAAATCAAGTAGCGCCCGGTTTATCTCCCGGTACGCATCGCGTTGCCACGTCAACGTCTGTTTCTTTTGCGATAACCGATCAACCGGCGCTCGCTCCGCCTGCATCAATTGTTTGATCATCGTTTCTGTATCTATTCCACTTGCAAGACCACTCAGTCGAATACCTGCCATCCAATCAGTCCTTTCGGTTAAATCCGTTTATCGATTAATTGATTAAATTCCATGAATGCCGCAAAAAAATCAAGTTCCTTTTTACTCGGAATTTCCTGCACGACGTTATTATTCGTATCAACGACTTGAATGTAATATTCGTTCAATTGTTCATGTTTAACGAACTTCAGTCCTGTCCGTTGAAGTTCAAGTTTGATGTTCGCTTGTTCCATCGCTGTTTCAAGTTTCGTAATGTGTTGGGGTGTCGGTAGAACGACGACTCCTTCTTCTGCTAACGCTTCCTGATTCGCTTCCACAAACACATTCCGTGTCGCTTCGTACGGTAGGACGTTCGAAGGCAGATGAAGGCGAATTTCCGTATTGATGGAATTCATAGTCGGTCACTCCTTATTTTGTTCTCTATGTAGTGTATCGGTTTAATCACTCAATTCTTTATACTAATTGATTTATAAAACCTTTTAGTCAAACAACAATAACAAAAAAGGTCACGGAACGCGTCCGTGACCTGAACAATCAATATGTGCCAATTACGATTAACGGAGTAATTGGAGAACGCCTTGCGGCTGTTGGTTCGCTTGCTACGCGCATTAGCTTTCGCTAATGATAAGACTATATCTTCATCCTAGATATCCTAGGAGCTGGGCACTTCCCCCGCCGTTTACGGAGTACGGATTTCATAACCATCGGACAAGTCCATTAGGTCGTCTATCCTAGTCGTTGAACCTTCACCAAGGTTTCCCTACAGGTGCTTGGCTGCTGATTGTCCAATCCTTGATGTTTTTCAAAACGGTCACGCTCGCCGTTTCCAGCCACGTTGTCGTACACCAAGGCTCTCAGGAGTTCCAGCAATTCACCCAGTCATGTTCTAATCCGTTACCAGATTAGACGCCCGGTAGAATCAATTATCGAAGGAGTTGAAGAACGCCCTGCGGTGTCTGATTCGATTGAGCCAACATTGCTTGTGCAGCTTGTGCAAGAATCGAGTTCTTTGTTTGGTTCATCATTTCTTTCGCCATATCAACGTCACGAACGCGTGATTCAGCCGCTGTGATATTTTCAGACGATGTTTTTAAGTTGTTGATTGTATGTTCTAGACGGTTTTGATTAGCACCTAAAGAAGAACGTTGTGTTGAAATATCTTTAATTGAACGATCCATTGTAGAAATTAAGTTTTCAAAATTAGATTTACTTAATCCATTAGCAGCTTGTAATTTATTTAAAGCTAGTTCGATGGTATCTGAACCATTCGCAGATTCAATGTTACCAATTGTCGATGCGTCGTATTTTCCGAAAGATACAGATAGAGTTTCATCTGATCCTCCTTTTGTACCAATTAAAAATTCTGCCGCTCCACTTCCTGCTGCAGTTTTAATCGTATCAGTAGCTGTTGTTTCTAATGCTGCACCAATAAGGTCTGCTGTAGTTGTACCACTAACTGTTAAACTAATTCCCAATTCATTAAACGATAGGGTTTTAGAGTCGCCAGCAGTAGCAGGTAACGTAATAGTTTGAGCAACGTTATCTCCACTTCTTGTTAACGTTAACTTATCAGTTGTATCATCGTATGAAAACTGATAGTCACGATTAGCTAAAGCTCCAGATACATCAATTGCAGAAATTACAGAACCTACACCTGCTGCAGTACCTACTTTTAATTCAGAAGTTGAATCTAGCTTAGCAGATAGATCACCATTCAATAATTTTTTATCGTTGAATGCTGTAGTTTTAGAAACACGATTGATTTCAGTTTCTAACTGCTCTAATTCATCTAGAATCGCGCCTTTATCATCGCTATTATTTGTTTCGTTAGCACCTTGAACCGCTAACTCACGCATACGTTGAGAAATTGCGTGTACTTCATTTAAAGCTCCTTCAGCTGTTTGAATCATTGAAATACCATCTTGTGCATTTCGTGAAGCTTGATCAAGTCCACGAACTTGAGCACGCATTTTTTCAGAAATTGAAAGACCTGCTGCATCGTCTCCAGCTTTGTTGATGCGAAGACCTGAAGCAAGTTTCTCCATTGATTTGCTTTGCGCTGCAGAAGCCGCAGACAATTTGTTGTGCGTGTTAAGCGCTGTAATGTTGTGATTGATAATCATTGTAATTTCCCTCCATAGGATAATTTTTTTTGTCTCTTTGAAGATCCGTCTTCTCCGAGATGTGCCCCCTGGCCGGCCCAAGGGTGACACAGTGGATTAGGTCGATGACTGCTTCCACCCTATATATCGTCGTCCACTCGAAATGTTTAACAACTTTCTTCAAAAAAATGCAAAAAAATCGCACATCCGATTTAGATGTACGATTTCCTAATAGTTTAAAGACGCGTCGCACCTGTCTCTGCTTGTAATTGCTCCGCTACCGCCACAAGTTCTTCCATCGCACCATTCACTTCACCGAGCGATGCCGCTTGATGGCTCGACGCCTGTAAGACTTGTTCTGCATGTTTCGAAGCTTCTTCGACCATTGCCAAGATATTCGCAGTCGTTAAACCGACCTGATCAATCTCTTGATCGGATTTGACGACAAGCTGGTCAACCGATTTAACGCGTGAATAGACGTTCTCCGTCGAATGATGAATCTCTTCAAATGACGAGCCTGCCTGCTCAACAAGTCCAACACCTGTCGCAACTTCACTTTGGACATCGGTCATTGCGTTTGCCGTATCATTAACAAGACGTTTGACACCAGAAATCAAATCGGTGATTTCTTTCGCTGACGTTGCTGTCTGTTCCGCTAATTTTTTAACTTCTGCTGCGACGACGGCAAAACCACGTCCTGCTTCGCCCGCTCGTGCCGCTTCAATCGATGCGTTCAAACTGAGTAAATTCGTCTGTGCTGAAATGTCACTGATGACATCGGTGATCCGTGAGATCTCACCTGTCATATCCGTCAGACGACCGTTCAGCGTCGCTGACTGTTCCATCTTCTTCGAAATCATATGCATCGCTTCAACAGAATCGGTCGCAAGTGTCTTACCATTTTGTGCTTCCGTCTGCATGACCGTTGCTGATTTCAACGCTTCGTTCATCTCTTTTGCAACGTCATCCATCGTTCGTTTAACAGCGCCAAGCGCATCCATTGACAAGTAGGCTTGATCGACATTTTCATTCATCTTCGCTGATAGCTCTGCCATCGCTGAACGAATGCTTTCACCGGACGCATTGCCTTCTTGGACTGCTGCTGCGATTTCTTGCGCTGATGCTGTCAGCTTATCGCTCGAGCTCCCCATCTGTGTTGCTTGTTTGCGGATATGTAAGACCATGACTTCGAGTTCGTGCATCAATTGATCGACTTCATCCCCGCGCTTTGCTTCCTCGAAATCGACATTGAAGTTGCCGTTTGCGACTTCTCGCGCCGTCTCAGTCGCCTTTTCAATCGCTTTGATTGGTTGACGCAAGATCAATTGAATCAATGACGTTCCAATCAACGATAACAATAAGCCGATCCCTGCTCCGAACCAGATCGCTTTCGTATCCGCGACGTCAAGTCCACGATGGAGATAGAGCACGAGTTGGGCTGAGATACCGCTCGTGATGACTGAGATTGCTAAGACCCAAAAGAATAACCGTACCTTCAAGTTACTTCGTAATTTACGCATAACCGAAACTTCCTTTCCTGTATCTTCTTTCATCGTTCTCTCTATCGGTTTCTTTTGTAACCGTTTTAAGTCAGTTGACCTGATTTAAAAAAGTGATTTCCAG
This window of the Exiguobacterium acetylicum genome carries:
- the fliD gene encoding flagellar filament capping protein FliD is translated as MAGIRLSGLASGIDTETMIKQLMQAERAPVDRLSQKKQTLTWQRDAYREINRALLDFRTAASDMLLSKNYQSKTVTSSNPTALTVTASPAASAGSVTIDSIDQLASAASVTIVAASGKKSDATLEESGMFTKDANGKINVQINTFDALGVAVTETLQLDATQKISDLTAAINGKTSLGMNAVFNDLTGKFVLTKTSTGNLNPSGADISIVDASTNTAKVNSENATFGREGQNAKYTIGGQQLEQTTNTFTQNGLTITLNNVATTATTINTTLDTQKNFDSIKNFVDKYNDVIDKMNKKVREEKYRDFQPLTDAQRKELSEDEVKKWEEKAISGVLKNDSYLQDGMNQFRSAISSKIDTGYSYTSGTDTIQLQYMSQIGITSTSDFRDGGKLKIDETKLKKMLEEKPEGVYKLFTADAPEPTKDAQGNTILNPNGLDGFVRQIQGFATTLRDKISGVAGRDGAVATTYRLGKSLADLDKSMLTWEDKLKRKEDSYYRRFAAMEQAMNQANSQSATLANYLGQG
- a CDS encoding flagellar protein FlaG — protein: MNSINTEIRLHLPSNVLPYEATRNVFVEANQEALAEEGVVVLPTPQHITKLETAMEQANIKLELQRTGLKFVKHEQLNEYYIQVVDTNNNVVQEIPSKKELDFFAAFMEFNQLIDKRI
- a CDS encoding flagellin: MIINHNITALNTHNKLSAASAAQSKSMEKLASGLRINKAGDDAAGLSISEKMRAQVRGLDQASRNAQDGISMIQTAEGALNEVHAISQRMRELAVQGANETNNSDDKGAILDELEQLETEINRVSKTTAFNDKKLLNGDLSAKLDSTSELKVGTAAGVGSVISAIDVSGALANRDYQFSYDDTTDKLTLTRSGDNVAQTITLPATAGDSKTLSFNELGISLTVSGTTTADLIGAALETTATDTIKTAAGSGAAEFLIGTKGGSDETLSVSFGKYDASTIGNIESANGSDTIELALNKLQAANGLSKSNFENLISTMDRSIKDISTQRSSLGANQNRLEHTINNLKTSSENITAAESRVRDVDMAKEMMNQTKNSILAQAAQAMLAQSNQTPQGVLQLLR
- a CDS encoding methyl-accepting chemotaxis protein, giving the protein MRKLRSNLKVRLFFWVLAISVITSGISAQLVLYLHRGLDVADTKAIWFGAGIGLLLSLIGTSLIQLILRQPIKAIEKATETAREVANGNFNVDFEEAKRGDEVDQLMHELEVMVLHIRKQATQMGSSSDKLTASAQEIAAAVQEGNASGESIRSAMAELSAKMNENVDQAYLSMDALGAVKRTMDDVAKEMNEALKSATVMQTEAQNGKTLATDSVEAMHMISKKMEQSATLNGRLTDMTGEISRITDVISDISAQTNLLSLNASIEAARAGEAGRGFAVVAAEVKKLAEQTATSAKEITDLISGVKRLVNDTANAMTDVQSEVATGVGLVEQAGSSFEEIHHSTENVYSRVKSVDQLVVKSDQEIDQVGLTTANILAMVEEASKHAEQVLQASSHQAASLGEVNGAMEELVAVAEQLQAETGATRL